In Mucilaginibacter boryungensis, a single window of DNA contains:
- a CDS encoding DUF4175 family protein, which produces MDSANNYDFLIGKINVFIRKYYLNNLLRGLIFLGAGLFTAYVVITLGEYFFNFNTIARTILFYAFILLNLGLLFWLVVPSLLAWLQVGKTLTHDEAAEIIGKHFTDVSDKLLNTLQLKKLSEQDAKHRQLIEASINQKIGTLKPVSFPSAINLRENNKYLKYIIAPAGVICILLLAAPSILTESTKRLIHHNKYYAPLAPFQFVVLNNNLSAVQGEDLKLDLKMTGSKIPADVYVETNGNTFKLDKENLARFHYLFSNLQQSTTFRLSANGYYSQPYQIKVNLKPSLLNFDVELKYPGYLHKKDEKLINAGDLTIPAGTIVKWQLHTQNADKVVFALDNNPMPISNGNNGIFEHTERISHNSIYSLKPESNTVARGDSASYRINVIADELPVIAAVEKADSVSSKAIYFTGRIQDDHGFTSLTFHYKVGQPGANTTEKTITKSVKADLSQTQSDFFYYWDMKELGTKPGDEISYYFDVADNDAVSGPKHARTPERNVKMPTEKELNDQLNASSQAVKQKMMSAIKIAGQLEKEAQKLNQLLLNKNNLSFDEKKQVEDLLQKRKDLNDLIKDIQAENKKNQTTRQENQQQSPELTEKQKQMDELLKNVLDPKTEEMLEKLRQLMEMERKESTRDAVNKMQNENRNMKRELSRLNELMKKLEFDQKVNQAVNQLNKLAEQQEKLADKTQQQQQNADKAQQQQDKESLQKEQDKESLQKEQDKLQQDFKQVEKTMDELKKQDDQLEEKTNFDNSTQEKQSVEQDMDDSKEGIKKDERQKASKSQKQAANKMKQMAQKMQKNQEESENQQNEVDAEQLRQLLKSLVNSSFDQENVMQTLRVTNPGDPKYVTLAQKQKDIKDNLKTAEDSLYALSRRIQQIQSTVNTEIGSINDHIDKALDFLGDRRTGEANREQQYTMTSMNNLALMLSDALDHLQDQMKNSKSGKSKKQQKSSMQQLSQQQQQLNQNMQKMREQMQQQGNNMSQSQHQSQSEQLARMARQQQDIRQQIEQINQEENKDGRNGLGDLKQIAKQMEQTENDLVNRKITEESIKRQQQIQVKLLEAEKAEQQREQDSKRDSHAGKDIPPGYIKALQNYQQAKAKQTEQIKTVPAALNLYYKQKIKSYFDQLNAK; this is translated from the coding sequence ATGGACTCAGCAAACAATTACGATTTTCTTATCGGTAAGATCAATGTGTTCATCCGCAAATATTATCTCAATAATCTTTTGCGGGGACTGATCTTTTTGGGCGCTGGTTTGTTCACGGCCTACGTGGTAATTACCCTGGGCGAATACTTTTTTAACTTCAATACCATTGCCCGCACCATCCTGTTCTACGCCTTTATTTTGCTGAACCTGGGCTTGCTGTTCTGGCTGGTGGTGCCATCGCTGCTGGCCTGGCTGCAGGTGGGCAAGACCCTTACGCATGATGAAGCCGCCGAGATTATCGGCAAGCACTTTACCGATGTAAGCGATAAGCTGCTGAACACCCTGCAATTAAAAAAACTTTCCGAACAGGATGCCAAACATCGCCAGCTGATAGAGGCCAGTATCAATCAAAAGATCGGCACACTAAAACCGGTCAGCTTTCCATCGGCTATAAACCTGCGCGAGAACAATAAATACCTGAAATACATTATCGCCCCCGCCGGGGTTATCTGTATCCTGCTGCTGGCCGCGCCTTCTATCCTTACGGAGAGTACGAAGCGCTTAATTCATCATAATAAATATTATGCCCCGCTGGCGCCATTCCAGTTTGTGGTGCTGAACAATAACCTGAGCGCCGTGCAGGGCGAAGACCTGAAGCTTGACCTGAAAATGACCGGCAGTAAGATCCCCGCCGATGTGTATGTGGAAACCAACGGCAACACTTTCAAACTGGATAAAGAAAACCTGGCGCGCTTCCACTACCTGTTTAGCAACTTGCAGCAAAGCACCACGTTCAGGTTAAGCGCTAATGGTTACTATTCCCAGCCATACCAAATTAAGGTGAACCTGAAGCCATCGCTACTGAACTTTGATGTGGAGCTGAAATACCCGGGCTACCTGCATAAAAAAGACGAAAAACTGATCAACGCCGGCGATCTGACCATCCCTGCCGGAACTATAGTGAAATGGCAGCTGCACACCCAAAATGCCGATAAGGTTGTGTTTGCGCTGGATAATAACCCAATGCCTATCAGTAACGGGAATAATGGCATTTTCGAACACACAGAACGCATCAGCCACAACAGTATTTATTCTTTAAAGCCCGAAAGCAATACCGTGGCCCGCGGCGATTCGGCCAGTTACCGCATTAACGTAATTGCCGATGAATTGCCGGTTATTGCCGCTGTAGAAAAAGCCGACTCGGTAAGTTCAAAGGCTATCTACTTTACCGGGCGCATACAGGACGACCATGGTTTTACCTCGCTCACTTTCCATTACAAGGTTGGTCAGCCCGGCGCTAATACCACCGAAAAGACCATCACCAAAAGCGTAAAAGCCGATCTGAGTCAAACACAGTCCGATTTCTTTTACTATTGGGATATGAAGGAACTGGGCACTAAGCCTGGCGACGAGATCAGTTACTATTTTGATGTGGCCGATAACGATGCGGTATCGGGGCCTAAACACGCACGCACGCCCGAACGCAATGTAAAAATGCCGACCGAAAAGGAACTGAACGATCAGCTGAACGCGTCATCGCAGGCGGTGAAGCAGAAAATGATGTCGGCCATAAAAATTGCCGGACAGCTGGAGAAAGAGGCGCAGAAGCTAAATCAGCTGCTACTGAATAAAAACAACCTCAGTTTTGATGAGAAGAAACAGGTGGAAGACCTGTTGCAAAAACGGAAAGATTTGAACGACCTGATAAAAGATATCCAGGCTGAAAATAAAAAGAACCAGACGACACGCCAGGAAAACCAGCAGCAAAGCCCGGAACTTACCGAGAAGCAAAAGCAAATGGACGAGTTACTGAAAAACGTACTGGACCCCAAGACCGAGGAAATGCTGGAAAAACTGCGCCAGTTAATGGAAATGGAGCGCAAGGAATCAACCCGCGACGCGGTAAACAAAATGCAGAACGAGAACCGCAACATGAAGCGCGAGCTGAGCCGATTGAATGAACTGATGAAGAAACTGGAGTTTGACCAAAAGGTAAACCAGGCGGTTAACCAGTTAAATAAACTGGCCGAACAGCAGGAAAAACTGGCCGATAAAACCCAGCAGCAACAACAAAATGCCGACAAGGCGCAACAACAGCAGGACAAAGAAAGCCTGCAAAAAGAACAGGATAAAGAAAGCCTGCAAAAAGAACAGGATAAACTGCAGCAGGATTTTAAGCAGGTGGAAAAAACCATGGACGAACTGAAAAAGCAGGACGACCAACTGGAAGAGAAAACCAATTTTGATAACTCCACCCAGGAAAAGCAAAGTGTGGAGCAGGATATGGACGATAGCAAAGAAGGAATTAAGAAAGATGAGCGTCAAAAGGCTTCCAAGTCGCAAAAGCAGGCGGCCAATAAAATGAAGCAGATGGCGCAAAAAATGCAGAAGAACCAGGAGGAAAGCGAGAACCAGCAAAACGAGGTGGATGCCGAGCAGTTGCGCCAGTTGTTAAAATCGCTGGTAAACAGCTCGTTCGACCAGGAAAACGTGATGCAAACATTGCGCGTTACTAACCCCGGCGACCCTAAATATGTTACCCTGGCGCAAAAACAAAAGGATATTAAAGATAACCTTAAAACAGCGGAAGATTCGCTTTATGCGCTGAGCCGGAGGATCCAACAGATACAATCTACCGTAAATACCGAAATAGGCAGTATAAACGACCATATTGATAAAGCGCTTGACTTTTTAGGCGACCGCCGCACCGGCGAGGCCAACCGCGAACAACAATACACCATGACGAGCATGAACAACCTGGCCCTGATGCTAAGCGACGCGCTTGACCATTTGCAGGACCAAATGAAAAACTCGAAAAGCGGCAAAAGTAAAAAGCAGCAAAAAAGCAGTATGCAACAGTTAAGTCAGCAACAGCAGCAACTGAACCAGAACATGCAAAAAATGCGCGAACAAATGCAGCAGCAAGGCAATAATATGAGCCAGAGCCAGCATCAAAGCCAAAGCGAACAATTGGCCCGCATGGCCCGTCAGCAGCAGGATATACGCCAGCAAATAGAACAAATTAACCAGGAAGAGAACAAAGACGGCCGAAATGGGTTAGGTGATTTGAAACAAATTGCTAAACAAATGGAACAAACTGAGAACGATCTCGTAAACAGGAAAATAACTGAAGAGTCGATAAAAAGACAACAGCAAATACAGGTTAAGCTATTAGAAGCAGAAAAGGCAGAGCAGCAACGTGAACAGGATAGTAAGCGCGATAGCCATGCCGGCAAGGATATCCCCCCGGGTTATATAAAAGCCCTGCAAAACTACCAGCAAGCCAAGGCCAAACAAACTGAACAAATTAAAACAGTACCGGCGGCACTTAATTTGTATTATAAGCAAAAAATTAAATCGTATTTTGATCAACTTAATGCAAAATAG
- a CDS encoding ATP-binding protein produces the protein MQAPNFPTTELFTLQLPSQQDSIAQLEVLIEEIADKYQVSEDTFANMMTCLSEAVNNAIMHGNNNDPEKKVIVNAEVDGRRIVWTVADEGPGFDPNHIPDPTAPENLESLTGRGVFIIKQLADQCVFNDRGNEIELHFKI, from the coding sequence ATGCAAGCACCAAACTTCCCAACTACCGAACTTTTTACCCTGCAGCTGCCATCGCAGCAGGATAGCATTGCGCAACTGGAAGTTTTGATAGAAGAGATAGCAGATAAATACCAGGTATCTGAAGATACCTTTGCCAATATGATGACCTGTTTAAGCGAAGCGGTTAACAATGCCATTATGCATGGCAACAATAACGACCCTGAAAAAAAGGTGATCGTTAACGCCGAAGTGGATGGCCGCCGCATTGTTTGGACTGTTGCTGACGAGGGGCCGGGCTTTGACCCTAACCATATCCCCGACCCAACCGCTCCGGAAAACCTGGAAAGTTTAACAGGCAGAGGTGTATTTATTATTAAACAGTTGGCCGACCAATGCGTGTTTAACGATAGGGGTAACGAAATTGAACTTCATTTTAAAATTTAA
- the ybeY gene encoding rRNA maturation RNase YbeY, with protein MPAICFFEEDIKYTLKNKAAIRKWIKDTVVAEGFKLSELNYIFCSDAYLLRINQEYLDHDTYTDIITFDNSEQEKVIVGDIFISVERTRENAKKFDVPEPTELHRVMIHGALHLLGYKDKGAASKKLMTQMEDKYLAKISL; from the coding sequence ATGCCTGCCATTTGCTTTTTTGAAGAGGATATTAAATACACGCTGAAAAATAAAGCAGCTATCCGCAAGTGGATAAAAGATACCGTTGTTGCCGAGGGGTTTAAGCTGAGCGAACTGAATTACATTTTTTGTTCTGACGCTTACCTGCTGCGCATCAATCAGGAGTATCTTGACCATGATACCTATACCGATATTATTACGTTTGACAACTCGGAACAGGAAAAGGTAATCGTAGGCGATATCTTTATCTCGGTAGAACGCACGCGGGAGAACGCTAAAAAGTTTGATGTCCCCGAACCTACCGAACTTCACCGGGTGATGATACATGGCGCATTGCACCTGCTTGGCTATAAGGACAAAGGCGCGGCAAGTAAAAAGTTAATGACACAAATGGAAGATAAGTATCTGGCTAAAATAAGTTTATAA
- a CDS encoding glutathione peroxidase gives MKILVVFLALLFAAPSSVYEFKLKSIDGKDFSLKKYKGKKVLIVNTASKCGYTPQYTELQKLSDTYKDKLVVVGFPANNFGGQEPGTNEDIKTFCHDNFNVTFPMSGKVSVKGLDIDPLFQYLTTAENPDFTGEIKWNFEKFLIDENGKLIHRFRSKVTPMSAEITKYL, from the coding sequence ATGAAAATACTTGTTGTTTTTTTAGCGCTGTTATTCGCAGCCCCCAGTTCAGTTTATGAGTTTAAGCTGAAATCAATAGACGGTAAAGATTTTTCCCTGAAAAAATATAAAGGAAAAAAAGTACTTATCGTTAACACGGCATCAAAATGCGGCTACACACCGCAGTATACCGAGTTGCAAAAACTATCTGATACCTACAAAGACAAATTGGTTGTTGTAGGTTTCCCGGCCAATAATTTTGGCGGCCAGGAGCCCGGTACAAACGAGGACATTAAAACCTTTTGTCACGATAATTTTAATGTAACTTTCCCAATGAGCGGTAAAGTAAGCGTAAAAGGGCTGGATATCGATCCGCTGTTCCAATACCTTACTACTGCTGAAAACCCTGATTTTACCGGCGAGATCAAATGGAACTTCGAAAAATTCCTGATCGATGAAAACGGTAAATTGATCCACCGTTTCCGTTCAAAGGTAACCCCGATGTCTGCAGAGATCACCAAATATTTATAA
- a CDS encoding UDP-N-acetylmuramoyl-tripeptide--D-alanyl-D-alanine ligase, translating into MTTTERIYQLYLQHPLISTDTRKITPGSLFFALKGDKFDANTFAEQAIAQGAAYAIIDNAHYRVSEQYILVDDVLTALQDIARMHRQHLTIPVIGLTGSNGKTTTKELINAVLSQRFNTLATQGNLNNHIGVPLTILGIDSTHQIAVIEMGANHQREIEMLCSIAQPNHGLITNVGRAHLEGFGGVEGVKKGKGEMYDYLAHTNGVAFINGNDETLMEMQATRNLKEIIFYGDENNALISGKLTANSPFLSLSWTDNTDRSTYHITSKLTGEYNLPNILAAICIGTFFKLTADEINAGVEGYQPKNNRSQLVQTATNTLVCDYYNANPSSMAVAIENVTKLAANRKVLILGDMFELGEESPLEHLGIIKKAQHAPVDERIFIGEAFFQQQTGTGTYYRTAEDAIRSLKIHPINNSTILIKGSRGMALERLVELL; encoded by the coding sequence ATGACCACTACCGAAAGAATATATCAACTATACCTTCAACACCCGCTAATTAGCACCGATACCCGGAAGATAACACCGGGAAGTTTGTTTTTTGCTTTGAAGGGCGATAAATTTGATGCTAATACCTTTGCAGAACAAGCCATAGCGCAGGGTGCGGCTTATGCTATTATAGATAACGCCCATTATCGCGTAAGCGAACAATATATTTTGGTTGATGACGTACTTACGGCGCTTCAGGATATTGCACGCATGCACCGCCAGCATTTAACCATCCCGGTTATTGGCCTTACCGGCAGCAACGGCAAAACCACCACAAAAGAGCTGATCAACGCGGTGCTGTCCCAGCGTTTTAATACATTGGCAACCCAGGGCAACCTTAATAATCATATTGGTGTCCCGCTAACTATTTTAGGGATAGATAGCACCCATCAAATTGCCGTGATAGAGATGGGAGCTAACCACCAGCGCGAAATAGAAATGCTGTGCAGTATAGCACAACCCAATCATGGCCTGATTACCAATGTGGGCCGGGCGCATTTAGAAGGATTTGGCGGCGTGGAAGGTGTTAAAAAAGGTAAGGGCGAAATGTATGATTACCTGGCCCATACCAACGGCGTGGCATTTATTAACGGCAACGATGAAACGTTAATGGAAATGCAGGCCACACGCAACTTAAAAGAGATTATTTTTTATGGAGATGAAAACAATGCGCTTATCAGCGGCAAGCTTACGGCTAACTCGCCCTTCCTTTCGCTGAGCTGGACTGATAATACCGACCGCTCTACCTACCATATCACCTCGAAATTAACAGGCGAGTACAATTTGCCTAATATTCTTGCAGCCATATGCATAGGCACTTTTTTTAAGCTTACCGCCGATGAGATCAATGCAGGGGTTGAAGGGTATCAGCCTAAAAATAACCGTTCGCAATTAGTGCAAACAGCCACAAACACCTTAGTTTGCGATTATTATAACGCTAACCCAAGCAGCATGGCTGTAGCTATTGAAAACGTTACCAAATTAGCGGCAAACAGGAAAGTTTTAATATTGGGCGATATGTTTGAACTGGGCGAGGAGTCGCCTTTAGAGCATTTGGGCATCATTAAAAAAGCCCAGCATGCCCCGGTAGATGAACGCATTTTTATAGGCGAGGCCTTTTTTCAGCAACAAACCGGCACGGGCACCTATTATCGCACGGCGGAGGATGCAATAAGAAGCTTAAAAATACACCCTATAAACAACTCAACCATCCTGATCAAAGGTTCGCGCGGCATGGCGCTGGAACGGTTGGTGGAGTTATTGTAA
- a CDS encoding prolyl oligopeptidase family serine peptidase, with translation MKKIFTLLFVGSYWYVASAQKLEKLTVESIMRDPKWMGTQSTNVSWSEDSKKIYFTWNPQNKGRDAQYEITTQDIKPKLVSPEERRSLTPVIGAWNRKHTLKLIEKNGDIYILDAKTQKETQLTATVEREGNASFSADASKVFYVRGDNYYALTLNTGQTVQLSNFVRGGAATTLPTAAILGGGGRRGGGQGAGGRGAGAQQSGNEQDRWLRNQQMSLFDVLKERAQNDRQAGQNGGRRGGFGNGFGQQQGKHMAELPVAEDKTLAGVTVSPDGRYVTYRLIKQPELAKITIVPNYVTTSGYTEDIPNRTKVGAPQSTSESFVYDTKRDTMYSVNTKDIPGIKDLPDYVKDYPEQLAARTKANEDRRVTIQGPFWNEDGSNAVVIVNAQDYKDRWIMKLDAQTGKLSLIDRQHDNAWIAGPGISSFGSSVGWLDNTHFYFQSEASGYSHIYVADVANGTKAQLTRGKWEVSALHLSNDKKSFYFQANMDHPGVSDYYRQPVTGGTPVKLTSMRGGNEVELSPDEKWLAIRYSYTNKPYELYIQPNKPGAKPVQVTNSVTEEFKSYPWRAPEIFTFKNRDGADIYARVYTPANPAPSHPAVVFVHGAGYLQDVMYKWSTSYFHEYMFNNMLADNGYTVLEIDYTGSAGYGRDIRTGIYRHMGGKDLTDHIDAVKLLVDKYGVNPKNVGIYGGSYGGFMTLMAMFTAPDVFAAGAGLRSVTDWAHYNHGYTANILNEPYNDEKAYQVSSPINFAAGLKGKLLMCHGMVDQNVNFQDIVRLTQRLIELHKDNWSLAAYPVEDHGFVEPSSWVDEYKRIYALFNESLKN, from the coding sequence ATGAAAAAAATATTTACCCTGTTGTTTGTTGGCAGTTACTGGTATGTGGCATCGGCTCAAAAGCTGGAAAAATTAACTGTTGAAAGTATTATGCGCGACCCTAAATGGATGGGCACACAATCTACCAACGTAAGCTGGAGCGAAGACAGTAAAAAAATTTACTTTACATGGAACCCTCAAAATAAGGGCCGCGATGCGCAATATGAGATAACCACCCAGGATATTAAACCCAAATTGGTTAGCCCGGAAGAGCGCCGTAGCCTTACCCCGGTTATTGGTGCTTGGAACAGAAAGCATACGCTTAAACTGATAGAAAAGAACGGCGATATTTATATCCTTGATGCAAAAACCCAAAAAGAAACCCAATTGACCGCCACCGTTGAACGGGAAGGCAATGCATCGTTTAGCGCCGACGCAAGCAAGGTATTTTATGTACGCGGCGATAATTATTATGCGCTAACGCTAAACACCGGGCAAACCGTGCAACTAAGCAATTTTGTACGTGGCGGCGCGGCTACCACACTGCCAACCGCAGCAATTTTAGGCGGCGGCGGTCGCCGGGGCGGCGGGCAAGGTGCAGGCGGACGCGGCGCTGGCGCCCAGCAATCGGGCAATGAACAGGACCGATGGCTGCGTAACCAGCAAATGAGCTTGTTTGATGTATTAAAGGAACGCGCGCAGAACGATCGCCAGGCTGGGCAAAACGGCGGCCGCCGTGGTGGCTTTGGCAATGGGTTTGGTCAGCAGCAGGGCAAACACATGGCTGAACTGCCCGTAGCAGAAGATAAAACGTTAGCGGGTGTAACGGTTAGTCCCGATGGCCGGTATGTAACCTATCGTTTAATTAAACAGCCCGAACTGGCTAAAATTACCATTGTGCCTAATTATGTTACCACAAGTGGTTATACCGAAGATATTCCCAATCGCACCAAGGTAGGCGCGCCTCAATCTACCTCCGAGTCGTTTGTTTACGATACTAAACGCGATACCATGTACAGCGTTAATACCAAAGATATTCCCGGCATTAAAGACTTGCCCGATTATGTAAAGGACTACCCCGAGCAATTAGCTGCCCGTACCAAAGCCAATGAAGACCGCAGGGTAACCATACAAGGCCCGTTCTGGAACGAAGATGGCAGCAACGCGGTGGTAATAGTTAACGCGCAGGATTACAAAGACCGCTGGATTATGAAGCTTGATGCGCAAACAGGTAAACTAAGCCTGATAGATCGCCAGCATGATAATGCCTGGATTGCCGGGCCGGGCATCAGCAGCTTTGGCAGTAGTGTTGGCTGGCTGGATAATACCCATTTTTACTTTCAAAGCGAAGCCAGCGGCTACTCGCATATCTATGTAGCTGATGTAGCCAATGGCACTAAAGCACAACTCACCAGGGGCAAATGGGAGGTTTCGGCACTGCATTTATCAAACGATAAAAAATCATTTTACTTCCAGGCCAACATGGACCATCCCGGCGTGAGCGATTATTACCGCCAGCCCGTAACTGGTGGCACACCGGTAAAACTGACCAGCATGCGCGGCGGTAACGAGGTGGAACTGTCACCGGATGAAAAATGGCTGGCTATCCGCTATTCGTATACTAACAAACCGTACGAACTGTATATTCAACCTAATAAGCCAGGGGCCAAACCTGTACAGGTAACAAATTCGGTTACCGAGGAATTTAAATCGTACCCGTGGCGCGCGCCGGAGATATTTACCTTTAAAAACCGGGATGGCGCTGATATTTATGCCCGAGTATATACGCCGGCAAATCCGGCGCCATCGCACCCGGCAGTAGTGTTTGTACACGGCGCCGGTTATTTGCAGGATGTAATGTACAAATGGAGTACGTCCTACTTTCATGAATACATGTTTAATAACATGTTAGCCGATAATGGATATACCGTGCTGGAAATTGATTATACCGGCAGTGCAGGGTATGGCCGTGATATCCGCACCGGGATCTATCGCCACATGGGGGGTAAAGATTTGACCGACCATATTGACGCGGTGAAATTATTGGTTGATAAATACGGCGTTAACCCAAAAAATGTCGGCATATACGGTGGATCATACGGTGGTTTTATGACCTTGATGGCGATGTTCACTGCACCTGATGTATTTGCGGCCGGGGCCGGTTTACGTTCGGTAACCGACTGGGCGCATTATAACCACGGCTATACCGCCAATATTTTGAACGAGCCTTATAATGATGAGAAAGCATACCAGGTAAGCTCCCCTATTAATTTTGCAGCTGGTTTAAAAGGTAAGCTATTGATGTGTCATGGCATGGTAGACCAGAACGTGAACTTCCAGGATATTGTGCGGCTAACCCAGCGTTTAATAGAGCTGCATAAAGACAACTGGAGCCTGGCCGCATACCCGGTTGAAGACCACGGCTTTGTTGAACCCAGCAGCTGGGTTGATGAATACAAACGGATATATGCTTTGTTTAATGAAAGCCTGAAGAATTAG
- a CDS encoding GNAT family N-acetyltransferase yields the protein MELQGNGFTLRNWKLSDAAAMQRNADNKNVSRFLLDRFPSPYTIADAEAWVRLWQNHEPIINFAIADENDEVIGGVGLELREDIYRKTPLIGYWLAEPYWGKGIMPQAIKLVCGYAFAELDMICVLAFVLSKNPASGRVLEKAGFTKAGIIPRSVIKDNVVMDEHVYCLNRD from the coding sequence ATGGAATTACAGGGTAATGGGTTTACGCTACGCAATTGGAAGTTAAGCGATGCCGCCGCTATGCAGCGTAACGCAGATAATAAAAACGTATCCCGTTTCCTGTTGGACAGGTTCCCATCGCCCTATACTATTGCCGATGCAGAGGCCTGGGTGCGCCTCTGGCAAAACCACGAGCCTATTATCAATTTTGCTATAGCTGATGAAAATGATGAAGTAATAGGTGGCGTCGGTTTGGAATTACGTGAAGATATTTATCGAAAAACCCCGCTTATTGGCTATTGGCTGGCCGAACCTTATTGGGGTAAAGGCATAATGCCACAAGCCATAAAATTGGTGTGTGGTTATGCCTTCGCTGAATTGGATATGATATGCGTACTGGCTTTTGTCCTTAGTAAAAACCCCGCAAGCGGGCGGGTGCTGGAAAAAGCAGGGTTTACTAAAGCGGGTATTATCCCCCGGTCAGTTATTAAGGATAATGTGGTGATGGATGAGCATGTGTATTGTCTGAACCGGGATTAA
- a CDS encoding YfiT family bacillithiol transferase: MLTDEQMRYPIGKFEAPSFYTGEMMGNWINTIRNLPEKMRQVTNGLTEAQLDTPYRTGGWTIRQVVHHVADSHMNSLMRFKWAMTEDNPTIKPYDEAGFATLADYKLPIAPTLKMLEGIHVHLVALFESFNEADLSRTYTHPATGKTSPLREIIGMYAWHSEHHLAHITETVKKF; this comes from the coding sequence ATGCTTACTGACGAACAAATGCGCTACCCTATTGGGAAGTTTGAAGCGCCCTCATTTTATACCGGCGAAATGATGGGTAACTGGATAAACACCATCCGCAACTTACCGGAAAAAATGCGGCAGGTCACTAATGGCCTTACTGAAGCACAACTGGACACGCCTTACCGCACCGGCGGCTGGACAATCAGACAAGTGGTGCACCATGTAGCTGATAGCCATATGAATTCGTTAATGCGCTTTAAATGGGCCATGACCGAGGATAACCCTACTATAAAACCCTATGACGAAGCTGGCTTTGCAACGTTGGCAGATTATAAACTACCGATAGCGCCAACACTGAAAATGCTGGAAGGCATACATGTGCACCTGGTAGCTTTGTTTGAAAGTTTTAATGAGGCGGACTTGAGCCGCACCTACACCCATCCTGCTACTGGTAAAACATCACCGCTGAGGGAGATTATAGGCATGTATGCCTGGCATAGCGAACATCACCTGGCGCATATTACCGAGACAGTGAAGAAGTTTTAG